Below is a genomic region from Anguilla anguilla isolate fAngAng1 chromosome 18, fAngAng1.pri, whole genome shotgun sequence.
ccagacaaccgctcttacctcctgagttaTGTCATCATCACTGCCCGTCACCCCACGGCATTTTCCTCCAGAACCCAAAACCTATGTGAGATCCTGGATGATCATCTGAGCTTCTCAGGATGCATAGCAACAGGCTGCCTAGCCCTTCAGGTTCTTCCTTCACCCCAGCCACTTCCACTGCTATGAGGTTACATGGCTACAACAAACCCTCATAGTCCCTCATCTACCACGGCTGTGACTGTTGCTTGCTGGACTCACACGTCCTGCTTTCCAACACTCTGCACTGGCCTCCGGTGGCTACCTACACTCAGATCGCCGTTAAGCCGGGAACGATGCTGTCCCTTCCTATCTTCAGACAACGATGACACCGTATCCTCCAACCAGATCTCTCCGTTCAGTGTGATCCCTCCCAGATGGCTGTCCCATCTCATCCATCGCCTGGCAATCGTTCCTCACAACCTTCCCCAATCAGCCAGGCTGGCACATTCACTGGCTATTTTCCACAAATACTGGAAAGCCCACCTTTCAGACTACGCTACAGCGCTtcaattttaaacaaacaaacaagaaaacaaacaaacaaattaattaattctctCCTTTAATCTTGCAGGTCCTAAGGCATGCACTTGGATGGAACACATAAATCAATATAACTTTATTGTTGCAACTTTGCCTATCTCTAGTGGTGCTTGCTTATCacgtgaaatgcactttttaaaaagtaattttggcTAAAAACGTCAAATtattaaatggactgcatttatatagcgcttttatccaaagcgctttacaattgatgcctctcattcgccagagcagttaggggttaggtgtcttgctcaagaacacttcgacatgcccagggcggggtttgaaccatcaaccctccgactgccagacaaccgctcttacctcctgagctatgtcgcccctatgtcgTATTAAACTGTAAATAGTAATCTGTGCCACAACACTACTGGGAATCTGGATATGTTagaacatattattattattattattattattattaggaacAATGGGCCTCAGTCACAAAACATGCGTACAATCATATTTGGTCaaaaactgtgtgtaagaacgtttccactaacatttcggcattcataatttttttttcttatctatatttgttcatggctgtttccttacgctaatcacataaacaggattgtgcataaaatttaaaaacagtcagctttcatcatctcatacacctgggatatgcacagaAACAACGGTCtgcatgtgtcatgaatcccatatttgtttttcataggaacagttaattaagaacaaattaagtaagaataatttaagaaacgtTTTGCGAATGAGGCCCAGTGTTTTCCCAACACAACAAAGTGGATGGGACACTTGACTCAAACGCGTAAGCTAGGCCCACATCGGGGCATAGAGCATGTACTATACGCGTGTCTATGGCTTGGGGGATCGAATTGGGTGGCTGCACTGGGCATGTGAGGACCTTGTGTCAGGtggggatttatttatttatttatctaaatACTGACcaattaaatcatatttattattagctAATCATACAGGCCAAGAAAATCTAGCATAGCCTACTGTTAGACAATGACAGCGGACTGAGCTGAATATTTACGGGGCGGGAAAATTACCCTTAAACTTATTATTTGTCACTTGATTAATTTATTCCGTTGCTAATTAACAATACAGCAATTTACAGCATACTCAGTACCATCAGATACagccagttctcctcaattaggctATTCTTTTCACTTGCATCAAAGAACTATGGACATTTTATTGACAATCGGCtatataaaattgtggataaATTCAGAACTTTTATGTAACTTAGACTCACAATGTTTTATGAGCTGTGAACCATGCGCTATCCATGTTGTGCCAAAACAAacttcaaagaaataaaaacagacacgtAACCTGtttgatgttttatttcagtaagcTAATGCAATTTGTGCATGCTCTATTTCTAACtttctgttaaaggcaaaaagcatgctctttctttccatgATGGGTGGCCATGGGCCTTATTAAGCGAGTAAATGCACCAGCTTATCTATGTATTTCACTCGTAGGCGATTCCTATTCTGGCAACTGcctgttgatttttttatttaaacttcaaGCACATGTTGCTACAGTTGCACATGTTATTTCACTCGTTTCCCACTGCTGTGCATGAGATctaattaatttcataaatgaacattttaaactgtgatttctcttttcagttttctgcattttcaacGACTTTGCTGTGACTGCTCCGTGACTTCAGCCAACATTCTTATTATAGGCGACAAACAGTCAcggcaaagttgttgaaaatcacagaaaactgaaaaagcgAAAGAAATCTTGGCGTAAACTACAGATtagtaattaaattaatgaatggatCTCATGAGCAGCAGtggaaaatgcatgaaatagcACTCACAACTGTAGCAACAGTCACAAGTTAACtgcttgaagtttcaaaaaatCAACGGGCAATAATCGGCTGCTAGTCAAAAATAGCCTATGAGTAAAATATTGATATGGTGGCGGAAAGAGCATGCTGTTTTGCATGCTCAACTTGCAtggctaaaataaaacacatgtcTGTTTTATCACACCTCCTAAGAAAGGATGTTTTCAATATATACATAGGGTACATTTAACCATCAATTACTTATAGGAAGTAATAACAAGATAGttattgttgaaaaaaaaatggattgaaatgttgaaataatataataacataaaaGGAATATACTCATAGAgaaagttaaaataataatgaaattaaaataaggaACTGAGCAAGGGGCTAGAGTAAATTACATTCAGACATAAGTATACAAAGTTTCCTGGCATGGGAGCTTTGACCTTTTTTATACATCTGTTAAGTagagaaaattcattttttagtgCATTCCACCATGGGGGGAATTCGGCATTTATGTATATAGTATtttgttatgatgatgatgatattgttAACTAGAAATTCAATATGCTTGTTCTTCAAGATTACTCCTAACCGGATAGTTTTGAAAGAGAAGAAATCTATATTTATGGATTTGGAGCTCAGCCAATCATGCAAGGATTTCCATAAGTTTTGGATCGTGTCACAAGCAAAGAACAAGTGTTCTGTTGTTTCTACATTTGTGTTGCATAGGTGACTACCTCAAATTTAAATCTTGTTCTGATTAATTCATTTGAAGGATAAATTTCgtttacagttttaaaatgtatttttttttttgtttaggagGAATTGGAAATTTTAGGAATTTTGTTCTAATAGccagtatttcagtttttgagaTTAAATGTCCTCCTCGTTAAACCGGGGTACTTAGTAGGCCTATTTACCAAATATTGcctcaaaaatgtattattgcaccttttgtgttaaaaaaaatccacatagtctatatttatattttgtaatttaggTGTTGGCGGGTTatctatatttttaattaattgaataagTACCGTTGGAATGTTTTTTGTCACTTTAATACAGTTTTTAATAGAGCAATTCTAGTTATATACATTATAGGTTTTATGGTGCGCCACTTGTCACTGAATGTTACCGTAAATGGGGGGAAGGAGCGCTGGGCAACAACACTGTTGACATGTGGGGTGTCACGACAAATTTCAACCCCATGGGGCCGCCACACTTCTGAGACAGGAATCTTGATCCCAACCCATTCCAGAATCGAATCTGTATACATTGTCGCACCTTGTTTCTCTCAGCATTCTGCAAAATTGTTAAAATGCGTATGCCTACACAAATAACAGGATAAGTTTGACAGTTATCATCCAAACCGGCCAAAAAAATAACGGAAAGCTCTAAAAAGGAGGAAATCACGGAAATAGCGAAACATGGGGAAAGCCACAGGCTAATTGTGGACTACCACACACCTTCATATAAATTTCCCAGGGACCAGCACCCCGAGGTTGCTAACTGAGGAAAGGCAACTGGTGCTGTCCATTTTCACATAGGCCAACATTAAAAACTACGGAAGTGCACTTACCGTCGGAAATAGACTCCAGAACAGTAGAAACATATAGAGCTGGATCGTCATCGGAGTACAGTTTTCTCCACGCGTGCCAATGTTGGAAATGCTCCTCTAGCATCTCGCTCTCAGACACCCCACAGAAAAGCAGCACCATTTTATTTGGAGGACAGAAGACCTTCTGGTACGTCTTTAGCACTTCGGGGTTGTCTTGCAAGTCTAAGAACGCAGCGGACATTAAAAGGACTATGCTGCTGCTCGCACGAACGAGCGCCTGCTCGCGCTCACGCAAGGCCGTGCTCGCTTGGAGCAGATGCAAGACCACCGATTTGTCGTTGAACTTCCGCGAGAATCTGAGCACGTTCTGCAGGTAGACGGCCCACTCCTCCGCCTCGCTCATGTAAACGATCAGCACCTCACATCGGGAGGAGGATTCAGAGGTCACTGGAAAagaaaagattacatttttcagagaaaGAGAATAATTTATGCAATACTCCAGCTGTCCTGGTCTTGTGCTTCAAACAGGAGTCGGAATGCTCAAATTAACCTGCTAGGACATTTCATTAGCTTTAAAAAGGAAGTTCCTTCTGTAACCAGAgagtttttttcagtgtgtcaGATTTGTCTGATAATTACTGCATATAAATTATTGTGAAGCTTCTCATTCAGTTGGACTATTTTCTCAGCCAACCCACAGAGAAATCCATATTTAAAATAGGTGACAACAAATCTATGTTACCTACTGTTTGTGAAGCTGTACATAGATGCTGATTTGCTTTTCCCTTCCAAATTAAGAAGACTTACtaggtaaatattttttttaatgattacccacagttaaaaaaaaaaaataaataaaaaactcattttcagcATGAGACCGAAACTCTGGgatttgttgtgttttcagtTAGTCATTCATTAACTTCCAAAGCATAGAGAACAAATACATGGCTGCTTTATAATTAACTACGCTCCATGTGAAAGAATGAGTAGAGGGGAGTGCAAATATTGTGCTAAATCAacatttcaggttttatttacaCTGGAAATGCTGTGTCTTCTGTGTAATGCCATGTAAAACACGTCTGTaagtaaaaaaattacatcCTCATTATGTCATTACAAAATGACAACCACACAGAGCTGAACAGACTAAAGCAGAACAGGCTTTTACAGCAGCCTGAAGAAAATGCTATTTTGACATAATATGCGCTATACTGCTCGATATGAGAAATGCTCCTCTAGGACCAACGTTTGAGGAAGACAAGTGGCTATATAACATTCAAGTTGGAATAAAAACAATTCTGCTTCATTATTTTAGTCAAAGAAAAAAGCGTGCCCACCAAATAAGCCAAAGAAGGAAGCAAACCGAAACGGACATACGCACTACAAACCTGgttctgtcatgacagtgtggTCCATAAACTCCTCGCCTGCAGTTGGCTCGATGGCAAGTTCAAGGATCAGTTTGTCACGCAGCGGTTTGGGAGGTCCGATAAGCCTTTACAATGCCTCGGATCGCACTCTGTGGACGTTTCTTCAGTGCAGGTTGCGTGCAGCAACCGGGTCGAGCTCTACCCGCTTTCAGCCCCCCCAGCACAGAAATAGCAACTGACAGTTTCCTGCTACTGAGCGCCACAGCGTcacttcccagaatgcatgTGCTCAGTGAGAAGTTGCAGAGAGAAGTTTCTGAAAGAAATTGTCTGCTGTCTAGCTGACATCGCCATGTTGCCTGCGAGCAATTTTAtattactgtaaaaatgtataaagtGCCCTGCACAGAATGTGGATTAATGGACagtctctgttttattttattttattttttattgtcagcAGAATGTCTGATAAAACTTTCATAATTATTTGCTTAAAAAACTTGATTTGAAGAAACTTTGAATACCATTTGTCCACTGAAGCCGTACAGATTTCCACTGCACCTtttcatataataaatatttgttgaGCTTCAAAGTGCAAATCAGGAAGTGAAAGTCATTACAGGTTAGACTTGGTGTCTTGTTTCACTGATCTGAATCACAAAAAGAGCAAGTCCtttgcaaaactgaaaaaaaatgaactaatgGCCTGTTGAATAACCTACCTGAAAAAGAACGGCTTTGACAGGTAATACTTCTCTAATTAATCTATACTCATTTGGTTATATTTTAGATTTGGGCATATCAGATTCCCCCTGTCATGTGATGCACTTCATCTGAAGAGGGCAGTATGTTGGAAATGTAGGCtctttaatcacattttaacaGCATGGATTGCTGATGTTGTATGAATGCTTTGGGGGGTGTTGATGAAACGGAATCCGTCCTTGTTCCTCAGAACAGGACTTCATCGTGCAGATTCCTCGGTGGAGTCCATGTCCTCCCTGTTTATCCCAGCTGAGTCTCAATCCAGTCCATTCCAATGGTGGAACTGCACACTGCGTGGGATATAGTGAAAAGTAACTGAGCTTAATTGatcattaattaatcatttttaccAATAAAATCACGACTCCAACACCACATTTTCGTCATACCTaatataatattgttattaaatgttatttcaatAAACATTAGAAAATGGAATGCACTCAATCGCTTATCAGGAGaaacaagtacatttttttttactttttatgttcCCTTTCTCACTTCCTTGTTAGTACTATCATTGTGTGACACTGAAGGACTTATTTTAATACTAATGTTCTACATCAAACTGAGACTGCTAAATGAGTCAATGAAAAGACAGACATTAAACAATGCTGTGATCTTTCTTGGCCATACATACACTTTACTTCCATTTCTGGTTTGCTGTACGAGTTTGTGACTCACTGATAAAACAGACTTTTGAGCTGTAAACTGGACTGATATAGGAATTCCcctatttgtttgtgtgtgagtgcgtgtatggtCGTGGTTACACCCACTCAGTGGCCTGGGTCTTGACTCACAGTGAACTTTGATAAATGTTGTGACTAAAACTCCCAAATTCTACATCTTCGGGAGGAGCAAGGGGGAGTTAGCTTAGCACAAGTTTCCTGTCCTTCAGGACAGCGCCTTCTGCTAGCTGTGTTAATTAATTCTCCCTTGAGAATGACAACGTTTATATCAAAGTCAAGGAGGATATGTTTAGATAACTtacagaaaatccaaaatggcagaaaaccAAATATATTGCACTTCATTGGTCCTGGAGACAAATGTTTGTGAGATGAGCCAATTTGATGACTATACGTGGGTCATATGAATAATATGATTGCAAGGTTTGCGTTTCAGATGCCCATTATACCAACATTGTGTTGCTGATTTGCATAATATGAAGCCTTATGTGCTTAGTACTACTTTCGATTAACATGCAAGGTTTTGCGCAGTTTTGACAATCAGGTTTGATTTTTTGTAAACTGGCCAGATGGCTGCTATAACATCCAGTCTCTTTGCATCCTCTGTGAAATGGTAAAGTACTCCAGTGGATTAACACTGCTTGAACAGCTAtgccagtggtgtcaaactcgtgccacggagggccgtgtgtatgcaggttttcattccaaccaattaatgctgccttaattaagtccaattactcattcagccatatgcgtttaactgcattgaagcacagaatataagaaaatttttatttagacaatgcgggtcaccatagacgtcgggtcaccattgtgcacaaaccttcattcagcaaataatttaactaattatataatcaagatctgaggctggaatgaaaacctgcatacacacggccctccatggcacgagtttgacaccactgagcTATGCCGATGATGCTGTGTGTTATACCTGCAGTTGTCTACTGTAGACCTGTGAACTGAGTGACCCATACCTGCAGTAGACCTGGGAACTGAGTGACCCAGACGAATCACAAGTACAGGCCAGATTACTTCAGGCCAGGGAGTCACAGGAACACAAATCATAGGCCTTCACACATACTGAAGGAGGGGAATTAAACACTTAACTTTGACTCATcgtaaataatgaataaaaaaatgacaaaacaaaggTGTTAACCTGTATGAATGACTTATACTAAAAATGTTGGTGCAAAGTAAGATAAATGTAGTACACGCAAGGAATTTATTAATTGCAACTTTATTATGTTTAAGTAAAAAGGACAATTGTTTTGAggcttaaaataactttttttaaacgctTCAGTAGATGGCCGATTCAGGCTTTGAAAACGCTGCAGCCgttaatttttttccagcagtCAATCTTGCAGCGCTTGTAAAAGTCACGGATGCTCAAAGACTTCATCTCTTTTCCCGGCTCCGCGAGGGCGTGGCCCTCCTTCCGTTTGCGGCCCTTGGATCGGCCCCCCCTGATAACGGCGGAGCAGCGACGCCTTGTCCCGTTGCCATGGCGCTGGTCACCGAGACCTTCTCGGGAGACGGAGCGCTTATGCGCGTCCTCGCCCGGGCGTTTATCCAGCCTTTCGCAGAGGGATTCCCGCCCGCGCGCTCGGTCGTCCTCAAACGCCCACCGGGGTGCGGGGCCGCGGGGATGGACCCGCCAGTTTTCGTAGATGAAAGAGTCCATCACTGCCTTGCTGCCGGACGCGGACGCTCTGGGCGAAAAGATTTTCCTGAGTGGAAGTTTGCAGAGGAACGGAGCGGCTCTGGTCTGCGCTGGAGAGCGCTTCGGCACCTACATAGTTTTACACAACACAAACGTAACACGTGTACAATTATCAGGAATGGACTTTTGTACTTGTAagattagcctacatttttctCACACAAAAGCTGTCATCCACAGATGTCATATATCTTTGCAACGGCACACATAAGGGTAATGATTTCTCTGCTTGTGAAAAGATTAACATGTCTTGTCTGACCTCCACGAGATAATTGGTATATCCGTCTTAACAAGATTGTTAAAATCTTCTTTCTTTGAGCTGCAATAATACAGAATATACAACAGAGAAACATCGTAAAACAATAGACTATGATAGTGAAATTATTACctttaaaagatattttaaaacactttagACATGTAGCAAAACGTATATACCGATATAATAACAGCCCGTGAAATAGTTGCAAGTGGCAAAATGAGTTGGTTAATCAAATTTTGTAGGCAACCAATTCAGCTTATTGATGAAGTTGCATAGGTTACGACACAATggacagaatttttaaaaattctaatcggtcacaaacatttatttaatgcacAGGCCTACATTTACAATTTTGTCTCGTGGAAAGTAAAATACATAAGTTTAACGGTAAAACATCTGTGTTACCTGGAGTGCGGGGCTTTCTGGGATGCTGGGTAGGACGCAGACACCAAGGCCTCCCGCCCTGCCGTGCGCCTTCTTAGCGCTTCGAGATGGTTTGCTCCGCTGGGGAAACAGTTCTGTGAGTAGTGGCATCTTTTAGCAAAGAAAAATCCCCGACGATAAATCGTTAATTCTGTTCTTCACTAAATGTCCTCCTTCCGGGTGTAGGCCTGTACGTAACACTCCGTAGAATTGAAATGTGTCTGTCCGACGGATGTTTAAATTATTGTATCGTAATTAAACCATGCCCATAATTGCGCATTGCAGTTAACTTTCTATTGAGCAGTGTGCTCGCTCTTCCAATCGTGACAGTAGTCTGGATACCTGCAGATTTTGAAGTTGTTTGTGTCTCTCTCCGGCCAGGTCAAGGCTTTTACGGAGATTAGACACTCGGCCAGCTGCTGTAGAAAACGCCCACATTTCAGCTACCGTGAAAACGAGGTACGCTTTAATGCGTCAATCCTCACATAAGAAAATGCACCTGGAGTAGTCACGCGCGAATGCCAAGTCCCGCATGACCAGATTACCGAGGGTTTACCGGCGACAGCAGGAGAAATCAGTCTCCTCTAAAGCAACACGTGGTCAGCCATAGCAGCTCAGAGAAACAGTGTCCTTTGTATGGATATCAATTTAACAGGCTTTTATCAAGAAAGGGATCATTATTTGGCTCTGTAGGCCTACCATTGGAAAGTGCTCATCGTTCCAAAGTAGATTACAAAGTGCATTGTGACGTTCATACACCGGCCGTATTTTGAATctctgcatttgttttatatggCATAAGCGAGGTTGCACACTCTTAAATCTCCTCATAGGCTATTTACTGAaaattacacatacacaaaaattaCACAGAACGACCATTTCCAGTGTTTAaacaatatttgtttaaaacagATATTACTTAGAGATTGGGAAATAGTGCAGTTCAGTGACTACAGAACTGTAGCACGGCGTTTCAGGTGCGATTCTCTGATGGGACGCTTCAAAGGGTGTATATTAACCTGACCAGCCACAAACTGGATCTGTTCTGGATGTTCCCGTACTTTATACATATTTCTATTGTACATGACCatatagatgttttttttaatgttattattattgttgtggtTACTGCTGTTATGTAGCTCATTTTTAGTATGGAAGTCTTCTGTGCCGAAACAGGGCTAGTGGGATTAGAAGGGCTGTGTATCAGCTTTAAGGGGATAAACAGGGGGCCAGGACGAGAACGACAGTTTGGGAACTTACGAGGTCTCCGGCTAAAACCCCTGCCCTTCTGTCAACTGTCAGAAGATATTCAATTACTGCCGTGAGACGacgtgtccccgtcactgcactgga
It encodes:
- the LOC118217805 gene encoding uncharacterized protein LOC118217805 isoform X2, which gives rise to MPLLTELFPQRSKPSRSAKKAHGRAGGLGVCVLPSIPESPALQVPKRSPAQTRAAPFLCKLPLRKIFSPRASASGSKAVMDSFIYENWRVHPRGPAPRWAFEDDRARGRESLCERLDKRPGEDAHKRSVSREGLGDQRHGNGTRRRCSAVIRGGRSKGRKRKEGHALAEPGKEMKSLSIRDFYKRCKIDCWKKINGCSVFKA
- the LOC118217805 gene encoding uncharacterized protein LOC118217805 isoform X1 — encoded protein: MWAFSTAAGRVSNLRKSLDLAGERHKQLQNLQRSKPSRSAKKAHGRAGGLGVCVLPSIPESPALQVPKRSPAQTRAAPFLCKLPLRKIFSPRASASGSKAVMDSFIYENWRVHPRGPAPRWAFEDDRARGRESLCERLDKRPGEDAHKRSVSREGLGDQRHGNGTRRRCSAVIRGGRSKGRKRKEGHALAEPGKEMKSLSIRDFYKRCKIDCWKKINGCSVFKA
- the LOC118218363 gene encoding phosphoinositide 3-kinase adapter protein 1-like, which produces MDHTVMTEPVTSESSSRCEVLIVYMSEAEEWAVYLQNVLRFSRKFNDKSVVLHLLQASTALREREQALVRASSSIVLLMSAAFLDLQDNPEVLKTYQKVFCPPNKMVLLFCGVSESEMLEEHFQHWHAWRKLYSDDDPALYVSTVLESISDAAVGELEVETEYDASVTETGAELGDEPEPGAELWEEPEPGAELGDEPEPGAELWEEPEPGA